In Microbacterium sp. No. 7, the genomic window GCGGCGGCGGATCCGCGAGCAGCAGCGTCGCGAGGGCGACACGGAACCGCTCGCCGCCCGACAGCGCCGACACCGGTCGCAGCACGGCGTCGCCGCGCACGAGGAATCGCGCGAGGCGGTTGCGCAGCTCGACGTCGCCCGCACCCGGCGCCGCGGTGCGCACGTTGTCGAGCACCGTCGCGGCGTCGTCGAGCCCGTCGATGCGCTGCGACAGGTATCCGATCCGTTCGGTGTGCGCGACGATCGCGATCTCCTCCCGCGCGCCGCCCCGGTCACCTTCCCGGCCCGAACCTGCTCCGTCCCGTTCACAATTCAGGAGATCCGGTCCCGGATCGGGCTCTTGGCCCGACTGAGCCGTGGGTTTTCCTGAGTTGTGCACACCGTCCGTCTCGGGTCGGTCGTCCGGCCCGGTGCTGCCGCCCGGGCTCCTTCCCCGCTCCGAACCTGCTCCGTCCCGTTCGCAATTCAGGAGATCCGATCCCGCATCGGGCTCTTGGCCCGGTCGGGCCGTGGGTTTTCCTGAGTTGTGAACGCCGTCGGGCCCGGCGCCGCCGTCCGGCACGGCAGCGCCGTTCGGGCCGTCGCCCACGAGCCGTCGCAGCAGGGTTGTCTTGCCGGCGCCGTTGGGGCCGACGAGGGCGACGCGCTCGGGCCCCTGGATCACCCAGCCGCCGATCGTCGCGATGCGGCGCCCCGCGGCGACGGCCGGGTCGGGCAGGTCGATGCGCACGGTGTCGTCGTCGCGCACGCGGCGCCCGGCGGCATCCAGCGCCTCGCGCGCGGCCTGCTCCTTCTCCGACGCCTCGCCGCGCAGCCGGCCCGCCGACTCCTGCGCCGCGCGCTTGCGGCCGCCCGCGACGATGCCGGGCACGCGTTTCTCGAGCTGCGCCTTGCGGCCCATCGCGGCGCGCGTCTGGAGCACCTGCTCCTGGTGGATGCGGTCGCGCTTCTCGCGCCGCAGCGCCTGGCGCGCCGCGGTCTCGGCCGCGCGGGCCGCCTCCTGCTCGGTGTCCCGCCACTCCCGCCATTCGGAGTACGGGCCGCCGAACACCGACAGCTCGTTGCGATACAGCTCGGCGGTGTCGTCCATGAGCTCCAGCAGTGCCGTGTCGTGGCTGACGACGATGAGTGTGCCGCGCCATCCCCGCACGAGGTCGCGCACGCGGGCGCGCGCGTCGCGGTCGAGGTTGTTCGTGGGCTCGTCGAGCAGCGCGATGCCGGCGCCGCGCAGCTGCACGCCGACGAGCGCGGCCAGCACCGCCTCGCCACCGGACAGCTCGCCGACGCGCCGGTCGAGCGCGCCGTCGGGCAGCCCCGCCTGGGCGAGCGCGGCCGTCGCGCGGGCCTCGACGTCCCAGTCGTCGCCGACGGCGTCGAAGTGGGCGAGGTCGACGTCGCCGCTCTCGATCGCGCGCACGGCGTGCAGGCTGCGTGCGATGCCGAGCAGCTCGGCGACGGGCCGGTCGACGTCGAGGGTGAGCTGCTGCGGCAGCCGGTCGACGCGCCCGCGCGTGGCGACCGAGCCGGATGCCGGGGCGAGCTCGCCCGCGATGAGGCGCAGCAGCGTCGACTTGCCGCTCCCGTTGCGGCCGATGAGCCCCGTGCGGCGCGTACCGAAGGCGCCGGAGACGCCGTCGAGCGCGACGGTGCCGTCGGGCCAGGTGAAGGTGAGCCGGTCGAGGACGACCGAGGAATCGTGTGCGGACATGTGTCTCCCGAGATTCGGGTCGCGACGACACGCGCGGATGCTCCGGATGCCGGGGACGCCGACGAGGAACGGCGGAAGGACCGAGGGAGCGGACGGGTCGACGCGACGGGTGTGGATCACCGCGCGGAACCCGTCGTGAAAGGCGACGGCTCAGGCGCGGCTTACAGCGCGGCGGCGTCGATACCCTTCAACGGTCTTCCTCACACTCGGGACAGGAACGCACGCCACGATACCCCACGTCGCGCGCGCCCGGCTGTGAACCGCACAGGCCGAGTGTTCAGGTTCCGACCGTAGGTTGGTGGCATGCGCCTGCTCCTCATCCGTCACGCTCAGACTCCGAACAACGTCACGGGTGCTCTCGACACGGCCTATCCCGGCGCCGGGCTGACCGAGCTGGGCCTGCGTCAGGCCGCCGCGATCCCCGACGCGCTGGCTCCGGGTGCGATCCCCGACGCCCTGGCTCCGGGCGGCATCGCGGCGATCGCGGTGTCGCCGCTCGTGCGCACGGGGCTCACGGCCGCGCCGCTGGCCGAGCGGCTCGGGGTCGACGCCCGCGTGCAGCACGGGTTCGAGGAGATCCTGGCCGGCGACTGGGAGATGTCGCGCGAGTGGGCGGCGGTCGCCGCGTACCGGGCCGCGCTCCTCGCGTGGGCCGACGGCGATCTGGCGCACGCCCTCCCCGGCGCGCCCGACGGGGCCGACTTCCTGGCGCGGTTCGACGCGGCCGTGCACGCGACCGTGTCGCCGCTGAACGACGACGAGACGGCGGTCGTGGTGAGCCACGGCGCTGCGATCCGGGCGTGGGTCACGCTGCGCACGGGCACGTCGCTCGTGCGCGGCACGTCGATGCCGAACACGGGGATGGCGGTGCTCGAGGGCGACCCGGATGCCGGATGGGCGCTGCGCGACTACGTGGGACGTCCCATCGGCGGCATCCACCTCGACGGCGGCCACGCGCACGACGCCCTGCTCGACGTCACGCCCCACACCGGCGGCTGACGCCCCACACCGGCGCCTGACGCCCCGGGCCCCGCGGGCGTCCCGCTCGGCCCCGTGCCGCGCGGTTCGGCGCATCCCGTCCCGCGAGCCGTCCCGCGAGAGTGCATCGGGCGGCCGAGCGTGCGCCGGGCATCCACGTTCTCGGCCGAGAGATGCACTCTCGGCCGGGAGGTGTGCTCTCGGCCAGGAGTTGCACTCTCGTCCGGGAGTTGCACTCTCGTCCGGGAGGTGTGCTTTCGGCCAGCCGATGCACTTTCGCCGGGAGGCGTGCTTTCGGGCGGGAGGTGCGTGCTCGAGGCGTGGAGGTGCTGGGGTGCGGGGATGCGGGGGTCAGCGGACCTGGAGCAGCACCTTGCCGATCGCGTCGCCGCCCGTGACGCGGTCGTGCGCGGCCGTGGCGTCGGCGAGCGGGAAGACGGCGTCGACGACAGGTACGACCGTGCCCGCGGCGATGAGCGGCCAGGTGTGCTCGAGGGTCGCGGCGACGACCTCGGCCTTCGAGCCCGGCCCGTCGACGGGGCGCGAGCGCAGCGTCGTGCCGTGCACGCTCGCGCGCTTGGCGAGCAGCGCGCCGAGGTTGATCTCGGCCTTCGTGCCGCCCTGCAGGCCGATGACGACGAGCCGTCCGCCGCTGCGCAGCGCCGACACGTTCTGCGCGAGGTACTTGGCGCCCATGATGTCGAGGATGACGTCGGCGCCGCCGTGCCGCTTCACGACATCGGCGAAGTCCTCGGTCGTGTAGTCGATCGTGACGTCGGCGCCGAGGGACTCGGCGCGGGCACGCTTCTCCGGCGTGCGCGCCGTCGTCGCGACGCGGGCCCCGAGCGCGTGCGCGACCTGGATCGCGTGCGTGCCGATGCCGCTGGAGCCGCCGTGCACGAGCAGCAGCTCGCCGGGCCGCAGATGCGCCGTCAGCAGCAGGTTCGACACGACCGTGCAGGCGACCTCGGGGAGAGCGGCGGCGGTCACGAGATCGATGCCCGCGGGCACGGGCAGCACCTGCACGGCGGGCACGGCGACCTTCTCGGCGTAGCCGCCGCCGGCGAGCAGCGCGCACACCTCGTCGCCGACGCTCCAGCCCTGCACGCCCTCGCCGACCTCGGCGATCGTTCCCGAGACCTCCAGGCCGTAGACGTCGGACGCCCCGGGCGGCGGCGGATAGTGGCCGCTGCGCTGCAGGATGTCGGCGCGGTTGACGCCCGCGGCGACGACATCGATCACGACCTCGCCGGGCCCCGCGACGGGGTCGGGCAGGTCGGAGACGGACAGCTCCTCGGTTCCGGTGACGGCGCGCATGTCCCCAGTCTGTCAGCCGCAGAGCCCGTCGGCCGGAGAGCCCGTCGAACGCGGCGCCGGCTGGAGCCGCGCCCGCAGGAACGCCACGACGTCGTCGAGCTCCTGCTGCGAGACGCTGTGGCCGAGCCCGGCGTACACGCGTCCGCTGAGATCGACGTGCGCCGGCAGCCACTGCACCGTGTGCGCGATCCGGTCGGCGGGGATGACCTCGTCGCGGTCGCCGCGCCCCCAGAAGACGGGCGGTCTCAGCTCGGCGAGGCGGGCGTCGGATGCCAGCGGTGCGGCATCCGCGTATCCCGAGAGGTTGACGGCGAAAGCGAACCGCTCGGGCTGCAGCCGCAGGGCCTGCAACGAGATCGCGCCGCCCTGCGAGAAGCCCAGCAGGCCGACGCGATCGGCCGTGGTCGCGGCATCCACCCACGCGATGAACCGCTCCGCCGCCCGTGTGATCGACGCGGGCGATCGGCCGTCGAGCCCCTCGATCGGGTACCACGACCACCCCGGTGCGGGGAACGGCGGGGTGAGCGGCGCGCGCACCGCGGCGACGACGTATTCGGGCGGCAGATACGGCACGAGGCCGAACAGGTCGCCCTCGTGCGAGCCGTAGCCGTGCAGCAGCACGAGCAGGGGACGGCCGTCGCGCTCCTCGGGCGGGACCGACCAGAGCACGGCGCCGTCGTCGAGGGCGGGGATGTCCACGCCGGGCGTGCCGCCGCCGGGGGTGCCGCCGGTCGTGGCGCTGTCGGGTGCGGGGCTGTCGGGTGCGGAGGCCATGCGCCCATTCTGGCAGGGGGCTCCGACACGGCCGGATGCCGCGATGCCGGGCCCCGGCGCGCGTGAGGGTATACATGGATCATGGCCGTGCGAACCCCCGACCCCGACCCGAACGAGCGCGACGACGACGGCACGCCCGACGATCCGCTGCGCGGCGTGGGGGCGTCGTTCGGTCGGCCGGGGCATCCGCTGGGCGACGGCTCGTTCGGCTCGCCGGCACCCGGCAACGCGAGCAACCCCGCGTGGCTGACCGACGTCGAGCTCGCCGAGGCGCGGCGCCGGCTGCCCATGCTCTACGTCGAGGCGGTGCCCGTGCGCACCGACGGGCTCGGCGCGGTCACCCAGGTCGGCATCCTGCTGCGGGCGACGCCGCTGGGCGAGATCACCCGCTCGATCGTCTCGGGGCGCGTGCGCTACGGCGAGACCATCCGTGACGCCCTCTTCCGCCACCTGGAGAACGACCTCGGACCCATGGCGTTCCCGCTGCTGCCGCCGCAGCCGGTGCCGTTCACCGTGGCCGAGTACTTCCCGCTGCCCGGGGTGAGTGCCTTCCACGACGACCGGCAGCACGCCGTGTCGCTCGCGTTCGTCGTCCCCGTGACGGGAACGTGCGAGCCGCGTCAGGACGCGCTGGAGGTCACCTGGATGACGCCGGAGGAGGCGGCATCCGACGCTCTCGCGAGCGAGATGGAGGGCGGGCGCTCGACGCTCGTGCGGCTCGCGCTCGCGAGCGTGGGCGCGCTGCGCTGAACGCCCGGGCGCGCCGCGCAGGGCTACGGGGCGAGTGGCGCTGAGTCCTCGGGGCACGCGGCGCTGACGTCCTCGGCACTCGTCGGCGCGTCGAGGCGGGGCACCGCGGCATCCTGTCCGGGCGCTCGTCGTGCGATCCGTGATGCCGCGTGTCATCCGGCCCTCACCCAAAGCCGGAAGAGCCGGTAAAGTTCGAGATATCGGCTGCGCGAGGGGGAGCCGGCCGATCCTCGAAGACATCGCCCTCTCACGACGCGCCGCGAGATGTTCGGCGTGCGACCCGACAGCGGAGGCACAGCATCATGACCGACCAGCAGTCCAGCACACGAGACGAGCATTCGCCGTTCGACTCGCTGTTCGAGGGGCCCGGAGCCGAGCAGTCCGTCCCGACGGCCTTCACCACCGCGTTCCGCGGCTACGAGAAGGCCGAGGTCGATGCCGCGCTGAGCGAGCTCGCGAGCAAGTCCCAGGCGCGCGAGCAGGAGTTCGCGCGCCAGCTGCAGCAGTTGCGCAGCAACCTCGACAGCGCCGGCGCGGATGCCGCGCGTCGCGTCGCCGAGCTCGAGTCGCAGCTGTCGGTGATGAGCGCGAAGGCGACGACCGCCGAGCAGCAGGTGCAGACCCTCACCGAGGAGCTCATGGGCGCCACGGGCGAGTCGGCCGAGCGCGGGCGCTTCGAAGAGGTGCTGCACGTCGCCGAGGAGCAGGCCAGCGCCATCATCCGCAACGCGAGCGCCCAGGCCGAGCGCCTGCTCGCCGCCGCGCACGAGGAGATCGAGAGCCGTCGCAAGGACGCGCAGGCCGACGCCCAGGCGATCGCGTCGCGCGCCGAGCAGGAGGCGCAGCAGGCGCGCCTGCGCATCGAGACCGAGCTGCAGGCGCACACGGCGCAGCTCGAGCGCGAGGCCGCGCACGCCGCCGAGAAGGTCACGCAGGCAGAGCAGGAGGCCGTCGCGATCCGCACCGAGGCCGAGAAGGGCGCCGCCGCGCTGCGCTCGCTCGTCTCCCGCGAGACCGAGCAGGCCCGCGCCGACGCCGAGACCGCCGTGCGCGAGATGCGCGTGCGCGTGCTCGAGTTCGAGGAGTCGCTCACGCGCCGCCAGGACGACGCGCAGCAGGAGTTCCTCATGCTGCACAACCAGGCGGTCGCGCACGCCGAGCGCATCACGAAGGACGCCAACGACCAGGTCGCCGCGTCGCTGGAGCACTCGCAGCGCATCACCGCGAAGGCTGACG contains:
- a CDS encoding ATP-binding cassette domain-containing protein, which codes for MSAHDSSVVLDRLTFTWPDGTVALDGVSGAFGTRRTGLIGRNGSGKSTLLRLIAGELAPASGSVATRGRVDRLPQQLTLDVDRPVAELLGIARSLHAVRAIESGDVDLAHFDAVGDDWDVEARATAALAQAGLPDGALDRRVGELSGGEAVLAALVGVQLRGAGIALLDEPTNNLDRDARARVRDLVRGWRGTLIVVSHDTALLELMDDTAELYRNELSVFGGPYSEWREWRDTEQEAARAAETAARQALRREKRDRIHQEQVLQTRAAMGRKAQLEKRVPGIVAGGRKRAAQESAGRLRGEASEKEQAAREALDAAGRRVRDDDTVRIDLPDPAVAAGRRIATIGGWVIQGPERVALVGPNGAGKTTLLRRLVGDGPNGAAVPDGGAGPDGVHNSGKPTARPGQEPDAGSDLLNCERDGAGSERGRSPGGSTGPDDRPETDGVHNSGKPTAQSGQEPDPGPDLLNCERDGAGSGREGDRGGAREEIAIVAHTERIGYLSQRIDGLDDAATVLDNVRTAAPGAGDVELRNRLARFLVRGDAVLRPVSALSGGERFRVALATLLLADPPPQLLVLDEPTNNLDLDTLDQLVTALSSYRGAVLVVSHDEGFLGRLGLDRTLELRDGVLSELS
- a CDS encoding histidine phosphatase family protein, translated to MRLLLIRHAQTPNNVTGALDTAYPGAGLTELGLRQAAAIPDALAPGAIPDALAPGGIAAIAVSPLVRTGLTAAPLAERLGVDARVQHGFEEILAGDWEMSREWAAVAAYRAALLAWADGDLAHALPGAPDGADFLARFDAAVHATVSPLNDDETAVVVSHGAAIRAWVTLRTGTSLVRGTSMPNTGMAVLEGDPDAGWALRDYVGRPIGGIHLDGGHAHDALLDVTPHTGG
- a CDS encoding NAD(P)H-quinone oxidoreductase; this encodes MRAVTGTEELSVSDLPDPVAGPGEVVIDVVAAGVNRADILQRSGHYPPPPGASDVYGLEVSGTIAEVGEGVQGWSVGDEVCALLAGGGYAEKVAVPAVQVLPVPAGIDLVTAAALPEVACTVVSNLLLTAHLRPGELLLVHGGSSGIGTHAIQVAHALGARVATTARTPEKRARAESLGADVTIDYTTEDFADVVKRHGGADVILDIMGAKYLAQNVSALRSGGRLVVIGLQGGTKAEINLGALLAKRASVHGTTLRSRPVDGPGSKAEVVAATLEHTWPLIAAGTVVPVVDAVFPLADATAAHDRVTGGDAIGKVLLQVR
- a CDS encoding alpha/beta hydrolase, whose amino-acid sequence is MASAPDSPAPDSATTGGTPGGGTPGVDIPALDDGAVLWSVPPEERDGRPLLVLLHGYGSHEGDLFGLVPYLPPEYVVAAVRAPLTPPFPAPGWSWYPIEGLDGRSPASITRAAERFIAWVDAATTADRVGLLGFSQGGAISLQALRLQPERFAFAVNLSGYADAAPLASDARLAELRPPVFWGRGDRDEVIPADRIAHTVQWLPAHVDLSGRVYAGLGHSVSQQELDDVVAFLRARLQPAPRSTGSPADGLCG
- a CDS encoding NUDIX hydrolase family protein produces the protein MAVRTPDPDPNERDDDGTPDDPLRGVGASFGRPGHPLGDGSFGSPAPGNASNPAWLTDVELAEARRRLPMLYVEAVPVRTDGLGAVTQVGILLRATPLGEITRSIVSGRVRYGETIRDALFRHLENDLGPMAFPLLPPQPVPFTVAEYFPLPGVSAFHDDRQHAVSLAFVVPVTGTCEPRQDALEVTWMTPEEAASDALASEMEGGRSTLVRLALASVGALR
- a CDS encoding DivIVA domain-containing protein, with amino-acid sequence MTDQQSSTRDEHSPFDSLFEGPGAEQSVPTAFTTAFRGYEKAEVDAALSELASKSQAREQEFARQLQQLRSNLDSAGADAARRVAELESQLSVMSAKATTAEQQVQTLTEELMGATGESAERGRFEEVLHVAEEQASAIIRNASAQAERLLAAAHEEIESRRKDAQADAQAIASRAEQEAQQARLRIETELQAHTAQLEREAAHAAEKVTQAEQEAVAIRTEAEKGAAALRSLVSRETEQARADAETAVREMRVRVLEFEESLTRRQDDAQQEFLMLHNQAVAHAERITKDANDQVAASLEHSQRITAKADDFDRLMRAQAQQIEADAKLRAREVLDRAQVKSRKIIDTVTGHAEAVLRDAEDRTRQLRWQQHQLTSFMAEVRELMRPEGVTDGGDAAPVAAPAEAPQPEAEYEVIDAEVDEQH